ATCGTCTCCCGGTACACCCTGCCCATGCAGCGCACCTTTGAGTGGGCACTCATTTTACCACTGGCAATTCCAAATTACCTTACGGCGTACGCGTATGCCGGCTTCTTCGATTACAGCGGCCCTTTTCAAATGTTTACCGCCCTGTTTACGGGTGTTGCAGCCGGCGGACAACATGTGGACATGATGAATCCGTTGGGTCTGGCGTTTGTACTGAGTGTTTCATTGTATCCTTACGTCTATGTCACGGCTCGCAGTTTTTTTCTGAACCAGTCTGCTTCGCAACTCAATGCCGCGGTTTTGATGGGTGCGCGCGAAAGTTCGATATTCTGGCGCATTGCCCTGCCGCTTGCCCGTCCTGCCATCGCGGGTGGGCTTTTTCTGGTTTTGATGGAGATCCTGAATGACTATGGCGCAGCATATTATTACGGGGTAAGCACCTTCACAACCGCCATTTTTCGTTCGTGGTTTGCGCTGGAAGAACCCGATACGTCCATCTACTTGGCGGCGCTGCTTTGTTTGTTTGTACTCGGACTCATTCTGCTTGAACGCTTTCAGCGCCGGCGTAAAGGGTATACGTTTCGACCAAGTGACAGCCGTCTGGCGCGCGTCCAGCCCACCAGGGGCCGGCAATGGCTCCTTTGGGCAGTTTGTATGATACCGTTGACGTTTGGATTTCTGATACCGCTCTTCCAAATGTTATACTGGTCTTATTTCTCGTACGCCAATGTACTGAGTAGTGCTTTCTGGGAAATGATCGGCTACAGCTTTTTGCTTGCAAGTTTGTCAGCCTTGCTGTGTATCTGCATCGCCTATATGCTGATTTATGGTGCGCGCTGGAGCAAGTCGGCCAATGTCAATTTGTTTTCAAGGCTGGCTGTTCTCGGGTATGCTGTTCCCGGCGTTGTAATTGCTGTAGGCGTTCTGGTGCCTGGCCTGGCAATCGATAAATGGCTTGTCACCATGTTTAAAAATCAGTTTGATTGGTCCATCGGGTTCTTGATTAATGGCACATTGATTGGATTGCTGTTTGCATATAGCGTCCGATTTCTTGCGGTATCGTTTAATCCGATTGAAGCGAGTGTGCGTCGATTAAGCCCTTCGCTGGGTGAAGCATCGCGGTTGCTAGGGGCGTCAAAATGGCGTAGGACGAAAGAAGTAAACCTGCCTTTGTTAAAAAACGGACTTTGGGGTGGGGCATTGCTGGTTTTTGTAGATGTACTGAAAGAACTGCCATTAACCTTGCTACTGAAACCGTATGGGGTTATAACCTTATCTACGAAGGCGTATGAGTATGCAAGTGATGAACGTATTGCAGAATCTGCGTTGCCTTCGCTGGTCATCATTGCGGTAGGCGTTTTGCCCGTTATCTTTTTGAACAAGTTAATCCAGAAGTAGATGAAGCGCTTGCAGATTGAGCAACTGGAAAAGTCTTATAAGTACGGGGTGCTCCCGGTACTTACAGGGATCGATCTTACCCTTGATGAAGGAGAAATCTGCGCCATTGTGGGGGAGAGCGGGAGTGGGAAAAGTACCTTGCTCAAACTAATCGCCGGCCTGGAGACGCCTGATTCAGGCACCATCCGCATCAAAGGGCAGGCCGTTTCGACCCGGCGGGAATTTATGCCGCCTGAAAAGCGCAATATTGGTTTTGTGTTTCAAGACTTTGCATTGTTTCCTCACCTTTCTGTCGAGAAGAATGTGGGGTTCGGCATTAAAAAACGCGCCGGCAAATCGGAACGCGTCCACGATTTGCTCAAAACTGTTGGGCTGGGAGCGCATGGCGCGAAGTATCCGCACGAACTCTCTGGTGGCGAACAGCAACGCGTGGCGCTGGCACGCGCCATGGCTCCGAATCCGTCGCTACTCTTGCTTGACGAGCCATTCAGCAATCTGGATGTAGGCCTGAAGAAAGAAATTCGCTCTTTTCTGTTTGATATCATACGTAAGAGCGCTTTGAGTTGTGTTTTTGTTACGCACGACCTTGAAGACGCGATGTTGTATGCAGACACGATTGCAATTTT
This is a stretch of genomic DNA from Bacteroidota bacterium. It encodes these proteins:
- a CDS encoding iron ABC transporter permease, with amino-acid sequence MLKSQSTNRLSHQHIDFGWSATTVVIVLFLSVPILTILFKLFDGPGESWGHIVKHLLAGYVANSTFLVGVGGGLALLFGVVPAWIVSRYTLPMQRTFEWALILPLAIPNYLTAYAYAGFFDYSGPFQMFTALFTGVAAGGQHVDMMNPLGLAFVLSVSLYPYVYVTARSFFLNQSASQLNAAVLMGARESSIFWRIALPLARPAIAGGLFLVLMEILNDYGAAYYYGVSTFTTAIFRSWFALEEPDTSIYLAALLCLFVLGLILLERFQRRRKGYTFRPSDSRLARVQPTRGRQWLLWAVCMIPLTFGFLIPLFQMLYWSYFSYANVLSSAFWEMIGYSFLLASLSALLCICIAYMLIYGARWSKSANVNLFSRLAVLGYAVPGVVIAVGVLVPGLAIDKWLVTMFKNQFDWSIGFLINGTLIGLLFAYSVRFLAVSFNPIEASVRRLSPSLGEASRLLGASKWRRTKEVNLPLLKNGLWGGALLVFVDVLKELPLTLLLKPYGVITLSTKAYEYASDERIAESALPSLVIIAVGVLPVIFLNKLIQK
- a CDS encoding ABC transporter ATP-binding protein — its product is MKRLQIEQLEKSYKYGVLPVLTGIDLTLDEGEICAIVGESGSGKSTLLKLIAGLETPDSGTIRIKGQAVSTRREFMPPEKRNIGFVFQDFALFPHLSVEKNVGFGIKKRAGKSERVHDLLKTVGLGAHGAKYPHELSGGEQQRVALARAMAPNPSLLLLDEPFSNLDVGLKKEIRSFLFDIIRKSALSCVFVTHDLEDAMLYADTIAILHEGQIVQKGTPETLYTTPVNAHVAGFFGELNVLSRKTVARFKLSKFDGIPCGVWAGKLKCSLEPGENRILVQVMEKAYMGTHDRLSVCTADGCCLAVEVESGVVADHAEVYLELDQTDIMRFHA